Proteins encoded together in one Lathyrus oleraceus cultivar Zhongwan6 chromosome 5, CAAS_Psat_ZW6_1.0, whole genome shotgun sequence window:
- the LOC127086296 gene encoding D-amino-acid transaminase, chloroplastic, giving the protein MGNPTASSEIEIDTDFKVHVFSSSSELLEKLHQTWSSVEKQPYPAMYSSVYGGIILDPAMMVIPIDDHMVHRGHGVFDTAIILQGYLYELDVHLDRFLRSASKAKISSPFSRSTLRSILIQLTAVSKCKKGTLRYWLSAGPGDFLLSSSGCPKPAFYAVVIDHDFSQCKEGVKVITSNVAMKAPSFATMKNVNYLPNVLSVLEAEEKGAFSSVWIDEVGYIAEGPNVNVAFVTREKELVMPCFDNILSGCTAKRLLELAPKLVEQGVLKSVITRNLSVEEAKGAAEMMYVGSTLPVLPIIMWDDQPIGDGKVGELTMLVSDLLWDDMVAGPETQRLLVPYV; this is encoded by the exons ATGGGGAATCCCACTGCATCCTCTG AGATTGAAATTGATACTGATTTTAAGGTCCATGTGTTCTCTTCATCATCTGAG TTACTGGAAAAGCTTCATCAAACATGGAGTTCAGTGGAGAAACAACCATATCCAGCTATGTATTCTAGTGTCTATGGAGGTATCATACTTGATCCGGCAATGATGGTAATCCCCATAGATGATCACATGGTACATAGAGGCCATGGTGTGTTTGATACTGCTATTATTTTACAAGG ATACCTCTATGAGTTGGATGTTCACCTTGACCGTTTCTTGAGATCGGCTTCCAAAGCGAAGATATCCTCGCCCTTTTCGCGATCGACTCTTCGAAGCATTCTAATCCAACTAACCGCGGTCTCAAAATGCAAGAAAGGAACATTAAGATACTGGTTAAGTGCAGGTCCTGGTGATTTCTTGCTGTCATCATCAGGATGTCCAAAACCTGCATTCTATGCAGTAGTCATTGATCATGATTTTTCTCAGTGCAAAGAAGGCGTGAAAGTGATAACTTCCAATGTAGCAATGAAGGCACCTTCGTTTGCCACAATGAAAAATGTGAACTATCTTCCTAATGTACTTTCGGTATTGGAAGCGGAAGAGAAAGGAGCGTTTAGTTCTGTGTGGATTGATGAGGTTGGTTATATCGCTGAAGGACCGAATGTGAATGTTGCTTTCGTAACTCGAGAAAAGGAACTTGTTATGCCTTGTTTTGATAATATATTGTCTGGTTGCACTGCGAAAAGGCTTCTTGAACTTGCACCAAAGTTGGTTGAACAAGGTGTTCTCAAAAGTGTGATAACTAGAAATCTGAGTGTTGAAGAAGCTAAAGGTGCTGCTGAAATGATGTATGTAGGTAGCACTCTTCCTGTGCTGCCTATCATCATGTGGGATGATCAACCAATTGGTGATG GTAAGGTTGGAGAATTAACAATGTTAGTTTCGGATCTGCTATGGGATGATATGGTAGCTGGCCCTGAGACACAGAGACTACTTGTTCCTTATGTTTAG